GACTTGGTTAATCAGCTGAATCAATCGATCAAAAGAATCACAAGCTTCTTGTGTTAGGTTGGCTCCTTCTTCAActaattttgtcattttctccACGAGATTGCGCAAAAAATTCTTCACGTTCACGTCCTTCCATTTACTTTTCACGTACTCCACATCTAAAGGAACCTTTTCCATCCTGTACTGGATGCATTGCATGTTACTGTGCGCTTTCGAGCGGGCTGAGAAGCATTCGATGGAGATTTGCCACATAGTTGTGCAGAAATGCGGATGTTTAATTAACGGCATGTCTTTTTTGTCCATCTGGTCGATTGGGAAATCAGGCGCCGATGCCAGATTCGTCAAGAAAGAAATGCACTTGAGTGCCGTAAAATTCAACTCTCTGATGTTGGTAATATCGAATTCATAATCGGCGTTGGCTGCAACTGtcaatattcaaataaaattgaacgaCATTTTAATTCGGTATAATTGTAGCGAGTCCAACATTAGTGGATCGAAGAAAGTACCACACTCACATTCAaagaatcaaacaagaaaaaatacgacaaaaagtgaaattcattttctaaattatGTGACTTGCCTGGGCAATTCTTTAAAACGCTTTTAAAATTGTAACTTACCGCTGGCTAGATCTGCTGCAGAGGCCATGACTTGTTTAAACAACCAAATTTTCGATGACGTTGTTGAATACTTGACTGCCTGGATATTACTGTACTTATCATCGCGACGATTCCTGTCAACTTTCTATTTTGTACCAACGTTTGTTGACAACTTCCGTACTGCATCTTCCACGAATCGCTTAACAGTATTTTGCAGAATTGGCGaagcccccctccccccccccccgcaaaAATGCTTCATTCCTGTCTATAAGTCCGCCAATCAGATTTGAATGCAATTGattcaaatctcttttttaatcaaaagttgaatgaCTTCGATTAAATTTTCGTGGGAATAGTACTCGCACAACTATAATGCAGGTTGTTAGTGtcgtatttaatttttgtaattaatGTCGGTGCCGTCGATGTTGATGTTTTACTATTCCAATCAAACCGTCCTTCTGATAATGGACAGTCAGTCAATTTTAGAAGGTCGTTTTCTCCGTACTTGTTTTCAACATTCAAGCAGAGTCAATTCAATTCAGTGTATCCAAAATTTGAATGCACAAATGTCATGAGATTATCGaatatttaattataattGTTCCTGAaggattcttcttttcttcgaatAAATCCTACTGAAAACCCCGTTGAAATTTTCCATCTGTTCCTGTTTGTATCCTTTGAAATGTTCCCTTAGAATCCCAGtcgattatttattattttagcaTTTTCggcattttattaaaaatctaaaatttgtATTGTAATAGTATTTCGCTGGCAACTCTGttctaatcaaatcaaaaccaTATTCATAAGATTTTCGTCTGCTCAACTCAATCCGCAACAAAATCAGACAATCAGGCTTgaggctgcacgaaaaattgCACCAGAAAtattattacaaaatgtggtcgtcgtgtcAACTCATCTGGTCGTATCTATTATTAGAATCGCTTAATGGACAAGCTGCATGCTGTATAGCAGGCAAATAAAACCATGGGAGCTTaaaatagaagagttaaacctgaTTAAAGTATGAGAAATGTGTAGTTCCTGCTTAGCATTGATCATGTAAGCCCCTTATTTATGCACGAGCAGTTAGTTTGCACTTCATAacctttatttctattttgcaGATTCCAGGCCAGAGACAGCCATCATATCCACAGGAAATTCAAGTTTTGCTTCTGTTGCTATTGACCAGTCACCAGCAAAAATCCCTCATCGCTTGGGTAATTATTTTCGTTACTGTTATCAATCTGTGACCTGCTACCATTTTAATGATGCAAGACTTGTGTGAATGCAGTGTCACATGGAAACCTTtaattcttctctttatttaaAATGTGGGTTTACCCactgtttcattttcaacttaatGTTCTTAATACATATTGTttatcttgaatttttttttcagataaaCATCATCCCGTTTTGGATTGGAGAAACTTCTGTTGGAGCTCTTTCTCAAAATCTtctctgtcctcgtgtactCCCATGTGAGGTGTGgctgtattcacgaggacactcTTTTGCTTTCCTTCCTGGTGGATTCAAATCTTCAGCAGACAGAGCACTTTGTGTATGGaagcctggctgtatttcccaggctgaaAGGTAGGAGAAAatgtctattcttcctttctgACTTTTGGGTGGCGTTGATTGCAAATCGTAACATTGTACTGAGTACGATTATTCACTGAGCTATGAGACTGAAGCTGTTTTTTCTAGCCGTTTACTGTTGCCTCAGTCAGGATTAGggtttattaaataatttatttatagaaCGACTACAGTCCAGGCTCGGTTTAGTAATCTCAgctttgtctgtgggtaaacaacCGTATTCTA
The sequence above is drawn from the Daphnia pulicaria isolate SC F1-1A chromosome 1, SC_F0-13Bv2, whole genome shotgun sequence genome and encodes:
- the LOC124318139 gene encoding uncharacterized protein LOC124318139 — its product is MLYSRQIKPWELKIEELNLIKIPGQRQPSYPQEIQVLLLLLLTSHQQKSLIAWINIIPFWIGETSVGALSQNLLCPRVLPCEVWLYSRGHSFAFLPGGFKSSADRALCVWKPGCISQAER